The following coding sequences lie in one Chanos chanos chromosome 4, fChaCha1.1, whole genome shotgun sequence genomic window:
- the tmem169a gene encoding transmembrane protein 169a: MRVEASQEDASMGQEGQADVEESPVVSPRRADEEGTNTRKKKKKKRELESIIVYHSEAENQGEDAGEGSSADGARALNTPSEEEGWSIPPDSRFVTLTGTITRGKRKGQMVDIHVTLTDKELRDMARSKERLDAECEEGVEARRSCALGLGQGPHVLLWSLSCSPFIFVLSFITSFYYGTLTWYNVFLVYNEERTFLHKVTMCPLLILTYPVLIMVLCVCMGLYAAGAQLSWVFSEWWQAVKDLEKGFCGWLCGKLGLEDCAPYSVVELLDSDTLSGTLQMKRSDDVEQTSSV, from the exons ATGAGAGTGGAGGCCTCGCAGGAAGATGCCAGTATGGGACAAGAAGGACAAGCAGATGTTGAAGAATCCCCGGTGGTCTCACCGAGGAGGGCAGATGAGGAGGGAACCAAcacaagaaagaagaagaaaaagaagagggagtTAGAGTCCATTATTGTTTACCACTCAGAGGCTGAGAACCAGGGTGAGGATGCAGGAGAGGGAAGCTCTGCAGATGGGGCCAGAGCCCTCAACACACCCTCAGAGGAAG AGGGCTGGAGCATACCCCCAGACAGTCGTTTCGTAACCCTGACCGGGACCATCACTCGGGGAAAGAGGAAAGGTCAGATGGTGGACATCCACGTCACGCTAACAGACAAGGAGCTGAGAGACATGGCCAGGTCGAAGGAGCGTTTGGACGCAGAATGCGAGGAAGGAGTGGAGGCCAGGAGATCTTGTGCCTTGGGTCTTGGGCAGGGCCCGCACGTGCTCCTCTGGAGCCTGTCATGTTCACCGTTCATCTTCGTCCTATCCTTCATCACCTCCTTCTACTACGGCACACTCACTTGGTACAATGTGTTCCTGGTCTATAACGAGGAACGAACTTTTCTTCATAAGGTCACCATGTGCCCACTCCTTATCCTGACATATCCTGTGCTGATTATGGTgctatgtgtttgtatgggtcTGTATGCTGCTGGAGCCCAACTCTCCTGGGTATTTAGTGAGTGGTGGCAAGCAGTGAAAGATTTGGAGAAAGGTTTCTGTGGTTGGCTGTGTGGCAAGCTTGGCCTGGAGGATTGTGCGCCGTACAGCGTTGTGGAGCTGCTCGACTCCGACACACTCTCAGGAACACTCCAGATGAAGAGGTCAGATGATGTGGAGCAGACGTCTTCTGTTTAA
- the cflara gene encoding CASP8 and FADD-like apoptosis regulator a: MEDSTSLTVNKVLDSLCKEESSTLLYLCADMLSQDHVKDLRGALVSFIRQRQTQMGRAQASDGILKELMFRMKRFDILKKLLGTNRHEVEDMLKNGGVLSEYRVLMADLSENLEMEDLRSLIFLLGDTVPRRRLEKATSFLDVVTELEKIDELSCEKLNLIEKCLRDISRLDLAKKVQAYQRAYQRRAQSTPVCCSRQNCITQQQLPCSQETLQTPVQETGMFHSQASMEEYDIDSSCRGLCVVIDCVGSDGEMLKNTFECLRFNVEIYKMLHVEETVELLTSLAQRENLQGSSVFVCCFLSRGSNTHLTATNSRGSGLGLDDLRQLFSPIGCPALLGRPKLFFIQCYSDVDPQPQPLNEDEYLETDGVPFHAGNSGPVATETRSGPAETIPEAADVLWSMCRADAQLLERGDHHSVYLQALSSALVRARERSTQVLHVLTEVNRDIYEHNQRNPGEAYHVSLHQTLRKSLYL, translated from the exons ATGGAAGATTCGACGTCTCTCACTGTGAACAAAGTGTTGGATTCCCTTTGTAAGGAAGAGAGTTCTACTTTGCTGTATCTGTGTGCTGACATGCTTTCTCAAGATCATGTGAAGGACTTAAGAGGAGCACTGGTCTCATTCATTAGACAAAGGCAGACTCAGATGGGCCGTGCCCAGGCAAGTGACGGTATACTGAAAGAACTCATGTTTAGAATGAAGCGCTTTGATATTCTGAAGAAGCTCCTAGGAACAAACAGACATGAAGTAGAAGACATGTTGAAGAATGGAGGTGTTCTCTCAGAGTACAG GGTGTTGATGGCAGATTTAAGTGAGAACCTGGAGATGGAGGATCTCCGCTCACTCATCTTTCTCCTGGGTGACACCGTACCCAGACGCAGGCTGGAAAAAGCCACT agtTTCCTGGATGTGGTGACAGAGCTGGAGAAAATTGATGAGCTGTCCTGTGAGAAACTAAACCTGATTGAGAAGTGTTTAAGGGACATTTCCAGACTTGACCTCGCAAAAAAAGTCCAAGCTTACCAGAGAGCTTACCAGAGGAGAG CTCAGTCAACACCAGTGTGCTGCTCAAGGCAAAACTGCATCACA CAACAGCAGCTGCCGTGCTCTCAAG AGACTTTACAGACTCCAGTGCAAGAAACAGGAATGTTCCACAGTCAG GCCTCTATGGAGGAGTATGACATTGATTCCTCATGTAGAGGTTTGTGTGTCGTTATTGACTGTGTGGGCTCCGATGGAG AAATGTTGAAGAACACGTTTGAATGCCTCCGTTTTAATGTGGAAATCTACAAGATGTTGCATGTGGAAGAGACTGTGGAACTCCTGACAAGTTTGGCCCAGAGAGAGAATCTACAAGGTTCTAGTGTCTTCGTTTGTTGTTTCCTCAGCCGTGGTTCCAACACTCACCTGACTGCCACCAACTCTCGAGGGTCAGGTCTTGGGCTGGATGATCTCCGGCAACTCTTCAGCCCTATCGGGTGTCCTGCACTGCTGGGGAGACCCAAACTCTTCTTCATTCAGTGCTACAGTGATGTGGACCCACAACCTCAACCATTAAATGAAGATGAGTACCTGGAGACAGATGGGGTGCCATTTCACGCCGGCAATTCAGGCCCTGTTGCCACGGAGACACGCTCGGGTCCTGCAGAGACGATCCCAGAAGCTGCAGATGTGTTGTGGAGCATGTGTAGGGCAGATGCTCAACTCTTAGAGAGGGGGGACCATCATTCAGTGTACCTGCAGGCTCTGAGCTCTGCCCTAGTGAGGGCACGTGAGAG GAGTACACAGGTACTGCACGTTCTTACCGAGGTCAACAGAGATATATATGAGCACAACCAGAGGAATCCTGGTGAGGCATACCATGTCTCATTGCATCAGACACTAAGAAAGAGTCTGTACttgtaa